A portion of the Phycisphaerales bacterium genome contains these proteins:
- a CDS encoding Nramp family divalent metal transporter, which produces MAPARRNLLLLIGPGVLVAATGVGAGDLATAAFAGSKLGLAVLWAVVLGALVKFVLNEQLARWQLATGTTILEGAISKLGPIVWAVFGAYLLLWSPFVAVALMKACGAVLGAMVPGLSAWAGAIGCSLAGLAMVWLGGFGLFQRVMAACIGVMVVVVVASAAMTAPALLEVAGGFVPRVPEGGQALGWTIALIGGVGGTLTIICYNYWMREAGREGPEDLKVCRIDLAVGYSMTALFGVGMIVLAAGVAGGGELEGRGASIIVQVADRIGGATHPFMRWAFLIGAFGAVFSSVLGVWQAVPYVFADWWAMRPGSGKRAPVSTNSWPYRGFLIALATVPMVLLVVRFETAQKAYAIVGAAFIPLLAVALLLLMNRRAWVGRMLANRWWANAALVLALAVCALAAWQSIAGRLG; this is translated from the coding sequence ATGGCCCCCGCCCGCCGCAATCTGCTCCTGCTCATCGGCCCGGGCGTGCTCGTCGCCGCGACGGGCGTGGGGGCGGGCGACCTGGCGACCGCCGCCTTCGCGGGCAGCAAGCTGGGCCTGGCCGTGCTGTGGGCGGTCGTGCTGGGGGCGCTGGTGAAGTTCGTCCTCAACGAGCAGCTCGCGCGGTGGCAGCTCGCCACGGGCACGACGATCTTGGAAGGGGCCATCTCGAAGCTGGGCCCGATCGTGTGGGCCGTGTTCGGCGCGTACCTGCTCTTGTGGAGCCCCTTCGTCGCCGTCGCGCTCATGAAGGCGTGCGGGGCGGTGCTCGGGGCGATGGTCCCCGGCCTGTCGGCGTGGGCGGGGGCCATCGGCTGCTCGCTGGCCGGGCTGGCGATGGTCTGGCTGGGCGGCTTCGGGCTTTTCCAGAGGGTCATGGCCGCGTGCATCGGCGTCATGGTCGTGGTGGTCGTCGCCAGCGCGGCGATGACCGCGCCCGCGTTGCTGGAGGTGGCCGGCGGCTTCGTCCCGCGCGTGCCCGAGGGCGGACAGGCGCTGGGCTGGACGATCGCCTTGATCGGCGGCGTGGGCGGCACGCTGACGATTATTTGTTATAACTACTGGATGCGCGAGGCCGGCCGCGAAGGGCCCGAGGACCTGAAGGTCTGCCGCATCGACCTGGCCGTGGGCTATTCGATGACGGCGCTCTTCGGCGTGGGCATGATCGTGCTGGCCGCGGGCGTGGCCGGCGGGGGCGAGCTGGAGGGCCGCGGGGCGTCGATCATCGTGCAGGTGGCCGACCGCATCGGCGGCGCGACGCATCCGTTCATGCGATGGGCGTTCCTGATCGGCGCGTTCGGGGCGGTCTTCTCCAGCGTGCTGGGCGTGTGGCAGGCGGTGCCCTACGTCTTCGCCGACTGGTGGGCGATGCGGCCGGGGTCGGGCAAGAGGGCGCCGGTCTCGACGAATTCATGGCCCTACCGCGGGTTCCTCATCGCGCTGGCGACGGTCCCGATGGTGCTGCTGGTGGTGCGCTTCGAGACGGCCCAGAAGGCGTATGCCATCGTGGGCGCGGCGTTCATCCCGCTGCTGGCCGTGGCGCTGCTGCTGTTGATGAACCGCCGCGCGTGGGTGGGCCGGATGCTGGCCAACCGCTGGTGGGCCAACGCGGCGCTGGTGCTGGCCCTGGCGGTGTGCGCCCTGGCGGCGTGGCAGTCGATCGCCGGCCGGCTGGGGTAG
- a CDS encoding GC-type dockerin domain-anchored protein — protein MPSTRFPEAAATVLAMAPAIALAQPLNTNLVVNGDAETGDVSGWIDGGLQPRETSVSGSLGVPDCLDIGAFCFTGRTGASVETLEQRIDVSARAAQIDAGELTSVFSILMQSRIVGGARDIARTELEFVDAGGMILESAGFEDAGASGVFDWSRSSDRRTPPAGTRTIVVRLVATRSSGSSTDAYFDLASLALTDECRPDVDGDGVLTIFDFLAYQNLFAAGDLGADFDGDCELTLFDFLAFQNAFDAGCP, from the coding sequence ATGCCATCGACCCGATTTCCCGAGGCCGCGGCGACCGTCCTTGCCATGGCTCCCGCGATCGCCCTGGCCCAGCCCCTGAACACCAACCTCGTCGTCAACGGCGACGCGGAGACGGGCGACGTCTCCGGTTGGATCGACGGCGGCTTGCAACCGCGCGAGACGTCGGTGTCCGGCTCGCTCGGGGTGCCCGATTGCCTGGACATCGGCGCCTTCTGCTTCACGGGCCGGACGGGCGCGAGCGTCGAAACGCTGGAGCAGCGCATCGACGTGTCGGCGCGTGCCGCGCAGATCGACGCGGGCGAACTGACGTCGGTGTTCTCGATCCTCATGCAGTCGCGGATCGTGGGCGGTGCGCGCGATATCGCCCGGACCGAACTGGAGTTCGTCGATGCGGGCGGCATGATCCTGGAGAGCGCCGGCTTCGAGGATGCCGGGGCGTCGGGCGTCTTCGATTGGTCCCGGTCGTCCGACCGCCGCACGCCGCCCGCGGGCACCAGGACCATCGTGGTGCGGCTGGTCGCGACGCGGTCCAGCGGCTCGTCGACGGACGCCTACTTCGATCTTGCATCCCTGGCGCTCACCGACGAGTGCCGCCCGGACGTGGACGGCGACGGCGTCCTCACGATCTTCGACTTCCTTGCTTACCAGAACCTCTTTGCCGCCGGCGACCTGGGCGCGGACTTCGACGGTGATTGCGAGCTGACCCTGTTCGACTTCCTGGCCTTCCAGAACGCCTTCGACGCCGGCTGCCCGTAA
- a CDS encoding S41 family peptidase, with protein MDKRLTVVPVLAAQAMLVSCAGSAETSTAEPARIVAASGQPLSARQAGDQQDGDYAGMLRFPAVSDEHIVFSYGNDLWLVSRDGGRAEPLASPPGQELFPRFSPDGQHVVFQGNYDGDRDLYTLPIEGGVPERVTHHPSNETPTQWHDSGVMFFMSGTAGLGRQQEVFRVPADGGLPERMPVPYGANGVLNDDGTWLAYTPIQRDARTWKRYRGGMASDVWLFNINTNESRQITDWEGTDSLPMWHGDSVYYVSDAGDDHRLNIWRYDVDSGERAQVTNFTDNDVKFPSITGGDNAAIVFSLGTKLHLLDLDANEVSEVNVTIPGAKPAVRPRTVDAADHIQAGGISSTGKRVVVEARGDIWTIPAENGPPRQLTDTSRWAERNPAWSPSGRWIAYASDESGEYNIHLVQSDGKGETRQLTDMDGKYWMSMAWSPDSKTLLAIDKSGEMYLIDVESGEANQFDKEPMANVPSVSWSPDSRYVTYAKTEGNMLTAAIFIHDTEDGTTHQVTSGYFGDGSPVFGRDGKYLFYTSNREFTSPQYETVGASFIYANAGRLIAVPLTEEVENPRLVEVDEETWEEDKPEDEDAEESSDEADESADEGEGDEGDEAAADLSPIEGTWAGTATGLAALGLPMDELEVTMYFKKLDDGTFVGASESQGETSDYDSVTFDEATGKLVTTSSEGPMTSKTEATLSGDTLTGTWSISGPLEGSGPFTATRQSTEVPDGIISDEAGSGGDDGEVEPTEITFEGFEARSFALPVAAGSFNGLVSNNQGHLLYNSFGGGAPTVKIIDMSGDEIEEKTVVAGAQMVDVSGDGKKILLAGAGNRWKIADARAGQSMSGALSPNDLRKQLDPREEWRQLVQDAWRRHRDFFYVENMHGVDWDAVYDHYSQMVDHAASREDVSFIIGEMIAELNVGHAYYWGGDVEGQPSENVGLLGVDFEAVTENGEDGEASGFRITKMYGGAPWDTDARNPLDTLGVDVEEGDIITHVNGKPVDASKDPWAAFIGTVGQQTTITVVDSLTGDEEAINERTYTIEPIGNDQALRYRDWVESNRQYVEEASDGKIGYIHVPDTGVNGQNELFRQFYAQIQKDALIIDDRWNGGGQIPTRFIELLNRPRTNYWYRRDGKDWPWPYDSHQGPKAMLINGSAGSGGDMFPWLFKHNDLGPLIGRRTWGGLVGISGVPPLIDGGYTAVPNFGFYRADGTWGIEGHGVDPDIDVMDDPTKLAGGEDPQIDAAVDYLLEAIEREGYQPPQRPEEPDRSGFGIDPADR; from the coding sequence ATGGATAAGCGTCTAACCGTCGTTCCCGTTCTGGCCGCCCAGGCCATGCTCGTCTCGTGTGCCGGCTCGGCTGAGACCAGCACCGCCGAGCCCGCTCGCATTGTCGCGGCATCGGGACAACCCTTGTCCGCCCGCCAGGCAGGCGACCAGCAGGACGGCGATTACGCCGGCATGCTCCGCTTCCCCGCCGTCAGCGATGAACACATCGTGTTCTCTTACGGCAACGACCTGTGGCTCGTCTCGCGCGATGGCGGTCGGGCCGAGCCGCTGGCCAGCCCGCCCGGGCAGGAGCTCTTCCCCCGCTTCAGCCCCGACGGCCAGCACGTGGTCTTCCAGGGCAACTACGACGGCGATCGCGACCTGTACACCCTGCCCATCGAGGGTGGCGTGCCCGAGCGCGTGACCCACCATCCGTCCAACGAGACGCCCACACAGTGGCACGACTCGGGCGTCATGTTCTTCATGAGCGGCACCGCCGGCCTGGGGCGCCAGCAAGAGGTCTTCCGCGTGCCGGCTGATGGCGGCCTGCCCGAGCGCATGCCCGTGCCCTACGGCGCCAACGGCGTGCTGAACGACGACGGCACCTGGCTTGCCTACACGCCCATCCAACGCGATGCACGCACCTGGAAGCGATACCGCGGCGGCATGGCCAGCGACGTCTGGCTGTTCAACATCAACACCAACGAGAGCCGCCAGATCACCGATTGGGAGGGCACCGACAGCCTGCCCATGTGGCACGGCGACTCGGTGTATTACGTCTCGGACGCCGGCGATGACCACCGCCTGAACATCTGGCGCTACGACGTGGACAGCGGCGAGCGCGCCCAGGTCACCAACTTCACTGACAACGACGTGAAGTTCCCATCGATCACCGGCGGCGACAACGCGGCCATCGTCTTCAGCCTGGGCACCAAGCTGCACTTGCTCGACCTGGACGCCAACGAAGTGAGCGAAGTCAACGTCACCATCCCAGGCGCTAAGCCTGCGGTGCGTCCGCGCACCGTCGACGCGGCCGACCACATCCAGGCCGGCGGCATCAGCTCCACCGGCAAGCGCGTGGTCGTCGAGGCCCGTGGCGACATCTGGACCATCCCCGCCGAGAACGGCCCGCCCCGCCAGCTCACCGACACCAGCCGCTGGGCCGAGCGCAACCCCGCCTGGAGCCCCAGCGGCCGGTGGATTGCCTACGCCAGCGACGAGAGCGGCGAGTACAACATCCACCTGGTGCAGAGCGACGGCAAGGGCGAAACCCGCCAACTGACCGACATGGACGGCAAGTATTGGATGTCCATGGCCTGGTCGCCCGACAGCAAGACCCTGCTGGCGATCGACAAGTCGGGCGAGATGTACCTCATCGACGTTGAGAGCGGCGAAGCCAACCAATTCGACAAGGAGCCGATGGCAAATGTGCCCAGCGTGAGCTGGAGCCCCGACAGCCGCTACGTCACTTACGCCAAGACCGAAGGCAACATGCTCACGGCGGCCATCTTCATCCACGACACCGAAGACGGCACGACCCACCAGGTCACCAGCGGATACTTCGGCGATGGCTCGCCCGTCTTCGGACGCGACGGCAAGTACCTGTTCTACACGTCCAACCGCGAGTTCACCAGCCCGCAGTACGAGACCGTGGGCGCCAGCTTCATCTACGCCAACGCCGGCCGCCTCATCGCGGTGCCGTTGACCGAAGAAGTCGAGAACCCGCGTCTGGTCGAGGTCGATGAAGAGACCTGGGAAGAAGACAAGCCCGAAGACGAAGACGCGGAGGAATCAAGCGACGAAGCCGACGAGTCCGCCGACGAGGGCGAAGGCGATGAAGGCGACGAGGCCGCCGCCGATTTGAGCCCCATCGAGGGCACCTGGGCCGGCACCGCCACGGGCCTGGCCGCCCTGGGCCTGCCCATGGACGAGCTCGAGGTCACGATGTACTTCAAGAAGCTCGACGACGGCACCTTCGTGGGCGCCAGCGAGAGCCAGGGCGAGACCTCCGACTACGACAGCGTTACCTTCGACGAGGCCACCGGCAAGCTGGTCACCACCAGCAGCGAGGGCCCCATGACCTCCAAGACCGAGGCAACCCTCAGCGGCGACACCCTCACCGGCACATGGAGCATCTCGGGCCCGCTCGAGGGCAGCGGCCCATTCACCGCCACCCGCCAGAGCACCGAGGTCCCCGACGGCATCATTTCCGACGAGGCCGGCAGCGGCGGCGACGACGGTGAGGTCGAGCCCACCGAGATCACCTTCGAGGGCTTCGAGGCCCGGAGCTTCGCTCTGCCCGTCGCCGCCGGCAGCTTCAACGGCCTGGTCAGCAACAACCAGGGCCACCTGCTCTACAACAGCTTTGGCGGCGGCGCGCCCACCGTCAAGATCATCGATATGTCGGGTGACGAGATCGAAGAGAAGACCGTCGTCGCCGGGGCGCAGATGGTCGACGTTTCGGGCGACGGCAAGAAAATCCTGCTGGCCGGGGCCGGCAACCGCTGGAAGATCGCCGACGCCCGCGCGGGCCAGTCGATGTCAGGCGCGCTGAGCCCCAACGACCTGCGCAAGCAGCTCGACCCGCGCGAAGAGTGGCGTCAACTCGTGCAGGACGCATGGCGTCGCCATCGCGATTTCTTCTACGTCGAAAACATGCACGGCGTCGACTGGGACGCGGTCTATGACCACTACTCGCAGATGGTCGACCACGCCGCCAGCCGCGAAGACGTGAGCTTCATCATCGGCGAGATGATCGCCGAGCTCAACGTGGGCCACGCCTACTACTGGGGCGGCGACGTCGAAGGCCAGCCCAGCGAGAACGTCGGTTTGCTGGGCGTCGACTTCGAGGCCGTCACCGAGAACGGCGAAGACGGAGAAGCGTCCGGCTTCCGCATCACCAAGATGTACGGCGGCGCCCCTTGGGACACCGACGCGCGCAACCCGCTGGACACCCTCGGCGTCGACGTCGAAGAGGGCGACATCATCACCCACGTCAACGGCAAGCCCGTCGACGCATCGAAGGACCCCTGGGCCGCCTTCATCGGCACCGTCGGCCAGCAGACGACCATCACCGTCGTCGACAGCCTGACCGGCGACGAAGAGGCCATCAACGAGCGTACCTACACCATCGAGCCCATCGGCAACGACCAGGCCCTGCGCTACCGCGACTGGGTCGAGTCCAACCGCCAGTACGTCGAGGAAGCCTCGGACGGCAAGATCGGCTACATCCACGTGCCCGATACCGGCGTCAACGGCCAGAACGAGCTCTTCCGCCAGTTCTACGCCCAGATCCAGAAGGATGCCCTGATCATCGACGACCGCTGGAACGGCGGCGGCCAGATCCCCACGCGATTCATCGAGTTGCTCAACCGGCCGCGCACCAACTACTGGTACCGCCGCGACGGGAAGGACTGGCCCTGGCCCTACGACAGCCACCAGGGCCCCAAGGCCATGCTGATCAACGGCTCGGCCGGCTCGGGCGGCGACATGTTCCCCTGGCTCTTCAAGCACAACGATCTGGGCCCGCTGATCGGCCGGCGCACCTGGGGCGGCCTGGTGGGCATCAGCGGCGTGCCCCCGCTCATCGACGGCGGCTACACCGCCGTGCCCAACTTCGGCTTCTATCGCGCTGATGGCACCTGGGGCATCGAGGGCCACGGCGTCGATCCGGACATCGACGTCATGGATGATCCCACGAAGCTTGCCGGCGGCGAAGATCCGCAGATCGACGCGGCCGTGGACTACCTGCTCGAGGCCATCGAGCGCGAGGGTTACCAGCCCCCGCAGCGGCCGGAAGAACCCGACCGCAGCGGCTTCGGCATCGATCCCGCCGATCGCTGA
- a CDS encoding NAD-binding protein: protein MKSIAAQIMILTRQRRTQRNLKVLGWFMAVLVGLMAVNTVLFHVIMEYEGQEHSWLSGLYWVLVTMSTLGFGDITFESDLGRLFSIFVVISGTIFLLALLPFMFIQFFYAPWMEAQTAARTPRELPATTRDHVVLTHLDAVTESLIAKLQQVGQSYVVLVPDVEHARKLHDQDVRVMVGDLDDPDTYRAARVSSAAMVVTTRNDAQDTAVAFAVRAVSETVPVFATADLGASVPIMEMAGATGVIRLDRVMGQALARCISGGDAVTHEVARFDNLIIAEASAARTPLIGKSLRENRLTDLGVNVVGLWDRGVFRPARPDTVVNERTVLLVAGSAEQLEAYDEHFAIYNVSADPVIVIGNGRIGRATAEALELREVDYRVIERAQRRVTNPDKTIVGDAAEPRILEAAGLAKAPTVVITSNNDDVNLYLTLLCRKLRPDIEVIARCTLDKHVAALHRAGADFVQSYASTGASAFYNLLHQGRLVTVAQGLEVFDAKVPRSVVGKKIMDSGLREATGCTIVGYRDKNGLTANPPATTVLQAGNELVLIGDVEAHEAFREKFNEG, encoded by the coding sequence ATGAAGTCGATCGCCGCGCAGATCATGATCCTGACCCGCCAGCGCCGGACCCAGCGCAACCTGAAGGTGCTGGGGTGGTTCATGGCGGTGCTCGTCGGCCTGATGGCGGTCAACACGGTGCTCTTTCACGTCATTATGGAGTACGAGGGGCAGGAGCACTCCTGGCTCAGCGGCCTGTACTGGGTGCTGGTCACGATGAGCACGCTGGGCTTCGGCGACATCACCTTCGAGAGCGACCTGGGGCGTCTGTTTTCCATCTTCGTGGTGATCAGCGGCACGATCTTCCTGCTCGCGCTGCTGCCGTTCATGTTCATCCAGTTCTTCTACGCGCCATGGATGGAGGCCCAGACCGCCGCCAGGACCCCGCGCGAGCTGCCCGCGACCACGCGCGACCACGTCGTGCTGACCCACCTGGACGCGGTGACCGAGTCGCTGATCGCCAAGCTCCAGCAGGTCGGCCAGTCGTACGTGGTGCTGGTGCCCGACGTGGAGCACGCCCGCAAGCTGCACGACCAGGACGTCCGCGTGATGGTGGGCGACCTGGACGACCCCGATACGTACCGGGCGGCCCGGGTCTCGAGCGCCGCCATGGTGGTCACGACGCGCAACGACGCGCAGGACACCGCCGTGGCCTTCGCCGTGCGCGCCGTGAGCGAGACGGTGCCGGTGTTCGCGACGGCCGACCTGGGCGCGTCGGTGCCCATCATGGAGATGGCCGGCGCCACGGGCGTGATCCGCCTGGATCGCGTCATGGGCCAGGCCCTGGCGCGGTGCATCTCGGGCGGCGACGCCGTGACGCACGAGGTGGCCCGCTTCGACAACCTCATCATCGCCGAGGCCAGCGCGGCCCGCACGCCCCTGATCGGCAAGAGCCTGCGCGAGAACCGCCTGACCGACCTGGGCGTGAACGTCGTGGGCCTGTGGGACCGCGGCGTCTTCCGCCCGGCCCGGCCCGACACCGTGGTCAACGAGCGCACCGTGCTGCTGGTGGCCGGCTCGGCCGAGCAGCTGGAGGCTTACGACGAGCACTTTGCCATCTACAACGTCAGCGCCGACCCGGTGATCGTCATCGGCAACGGCCGCATCGGGCGGGCGACGGCCGAGGCGCTCGAGCTGCGCGAGGTCGACTACCGCGTCATCGAGCGGGCCCAGCGGCGGGTGACCAATCCCGACAAGACCATCGTGGGCGACGCCGCCGAGCCGCGCATCCTCGAGGCGGCGGGCCTGGCCAAGGCCCCCACCGTGGTCATCACCAGCAACAACGACGACGTGAACCTCTACCTCACGCTGCTCTGCCGCAAGCTGCGGCCGGACATCGAGGTCATCGCCCGATGCACGCTGGACAAGCACGTGGCGGCGCTGCACCGCGCGGGGGCCGACTTCGTGCAGAGCTACGCCAGCACGGGCGCATCGGCCTTCTACAACCTGCTGCACCAGGGGCGGCTGGTCACCGTCGCCCAGGGGCTGGAGGTCTTCGACGCCAAGGTGCCCAGGTCGGTCGTGGGCAAGAAGATCATGGACAGCGGCCTGCGCGAGGCGACCGGCTGCACCATCGTGGGCTACCGCGACAAGAACGGCCTGACGGCCAACCCCCCGGCCACCACCGTGCTCCAGGCGGGCAACGAGCTGGTGCTGATCGGCGACGTCGAAGCCCACGAGGCCTTCCGCGAGAAGTTCAACGAGGGCTAG
- a CDS encoding GC-type dockerin domain-anchored protein, which produces MKFKIASLILLGGIAASAAAQTTGIRCAERDFLGAADFGLTAEHVEFDGGYAFVASSSRFRNGVIVFDVRDAAQPEMVASFGSGNTRRFTIRDSKMYVASDTRVLGIYDIEDPLNASGVGGLIGSGDGYAVQLVGDIAIVAAGQAGLETIDISGVAPQALGIVDTPGHARDVAVRDGYAYIADGEMGLRVIDIRDPANPQIVSGLDTPGLARRVVLSDDYAFIADGVEFPDRGGGVQIIDISDPAAPTLAASYEPPQTAVDLRVQGHELFVAFRSGRIDILDITDPTSPELTSQYSTYGSVGALAVRDGLVSIGQSVEGLRLLESSDPVEPPVVGESLVELVPFALTVHEGFGYVGDRDAGLHVFDLADPAAPALIATLPIDDVSTRVAVAGQTLYLPTLGSEPAILTIDISSPAEPQVIGSTPAAGPVLDLSIRDDTLFAPSADAGLVVYDAANPASLQQIAALPVGTATRTILDGDRLFLKVGDTFDDARIVVVDVANPADPMILGEATVAGFANDIEYLGGDAVAVVGERFSIVSVEDPAMPFVAREIDQPSGALQSLRRSGNVLLASGSGAFVYDVRNPFAPTYAGRTALDSGDTGLDFLGGLAVAVSHDGLHVFDISDCCPADLDGDDATTIFDFLTFQNLFQDRDPRADFDDDGDLTLFDFLAFQDAFAAGCP; this is translated from the coding sequence ATGAAGTTCAAGATCGCAAGCCTGATCCTTCTCGGCGGCATCGCCGCCAGCGCAGCCGCACAAACCACGGGCATCCGCTGCGCCGAGCGGGACTTCCTGGGGGCGGCCGACTTCGGCCTCACCGCCGAGCACGTCGAGTTTGATGGAGGCTACGCGTTCGTCGCGTCCTCCTCACGCTTCAGGAACGGCGTGATCGTCTTCGATGTCCGCGACGCGGCCCAGCCGGAGATGGTGGCCTCATTCGGTTCGGGAAACACCCGCCGGTTCACCATCCGCGACTCGAAGATGTATGTCGCCTCGGACACGAGGGTGTTGGGCATCTATGACATCGAGGACCCGCTCAACGCCAGCGGGGTGGGGGGGCTCATTGGCAGCGGCGACGGGTATGCGGTGCAACTCGTTGGAGACATCGCGATCGTGGCCGCGGGACAGGCCGGCCTCGAGACGATCGACATCTCTGGCGTCGCGCCCCAGGCTCTGGGCATCGTCGATACACCCGGGCACGCCCGGGATGTCGCCGTACGCGATGGGTACGCCTACATCGCCGATGGCGAGATGGGCCTGAGGGTCATCGACATCCGCGATCCTGCCAACCCTCAGATCGTGTCGGGGCTCGACACGCCAGGGCTGGCGCGCCGCGTCGTGCTCAGCGACGACTACGCGTTCATCGCCGACGGTGTTGAGTTTCCCGATCGCGGTGGTGGCGTGCAGATTATCGACATCAGCGATCCTGCTGCGCCGACGCTTGCCGCGTCCTATGAGCCCCCGCAAACCGCCGTTGACCTGCGTGTGCAAGGGCACGAACTGTTCGTCGCTTTTCGCAGCGGCCGCATCGACATCCTCGACATCACCGATCCGACTTCGCCGGAGCTGACAAGCCAGTACAGCACGTACGGCAGTGTCGGAGCGTTGGCCGTCCGTGACGGTCTCGTCTCGATCGGGCAGTCCGTCGAGGGCCTGCGTCTGCTGGAGAGCTCCGACCCAGTCGAGCCGCCGGTCGTCGGCGAGTCGCTGGTCGAACTCGTACCCTTCGCACTCACCGTGCACGAGGGATTTGGCTACGTGGGCGACCGCGACGCCGGCCTGCACGTCTTTGATCTGGCCGATCCCGCGGCTCCCGCGCTCATCGCAACCTTGCCCATCGACGACGTGTCGACCCGGGTTGCTGTCGCGGGCCAGACGCTCTATCTGCCGACGCTCGGGTCCGAGCCGGCGATTCTGACGATCGATATCTCGTCCCCGGCAGAACCACAAGTCATCGGCAGCACGCCGGCGGCCGGCCCCGTGCTCGACCTCAGCATCCGCGACGACACCCTGTTCGCCCCGAGCGCGGATGCCGGACTGGTCGTCTACGACGCAGCCAACCCAGCATCTCTCCAGCAGATCGCCGCTCTGCCCGTTGGGACCGCGACACGCACCATCCTGGATGGCGACAGGCTCTTCCTCAAGGTTGGAGACACCTTCGATGATGCACGCATCGTTGTGGTCGATGTCGCCAACCCGGCCGATCCCATGATCCTTGGTGAAGCGACGGTGGCTGGATTCGCCAATGACATCGAGTACCTGGGCGGCGACGCTGTTGCGGTGGTAGGAGAACGTTTCTCGATCGTCAGCGTCGAGGATCCCGCCATGCCCTTCGTTGCTCGCGAAATCGATCAGCCTAGCGGCGCCCTTCAGTCTCTCCGACGGAGCGGAAACGTGCTGCTGGCCAGTGGTTCGGGGGCGTTCGTGTACGATGTCAGGAATCCCTTTGCTCCCACATATGCCGGTCGTACGGCTCTGGATAGCGGAGACACCGGCTTGGACTTCCTGGGCGGACTCGCGGTAGCCGTCTCTCATGACGGCCTGCACGTGTTCGACATCTCCGATTGTTGCCCAGCCGATCTGGACGGCGACGATGCCACCACGATCTTCGATTTCCTGACCTTCCAGAATCTCTTCCAGGACCGAGATCCGAGGGCAGACTTCGACGACGATGGCGATCTCACGCTGTTCGACTTCCTTGCCTTCCAGGACGCCTTCGCGGCCGGCTGTCCGTAG
- a CDS encoding RimK/LysX family protein: MADQDDRLYIVGWRERVALPEWRIRGVRAKIDTGARTSAIHVQTFEQLPNARVRFEVVMRERPERRTKWVEADVVRESIVKPSNGQVQVRPVVKTTLVIGPLSMEAEVGLVCRKGMLCRMLVGRRAIAGLALVDPSARNLLSSTSSDPERRKATP, from the coding sequence ATGGCCGATCAAGACGACAGGCTGTACATCGTGGGCTGGCGCGAGCGTGTCGCGTTGCCCGAGTGGCGCATTCGCGGCGTGCGCGCCAAGATCGACACGGGCGCCCGCACCAGCGCCATCCACGTCCAGACGTTCGAGCAACTGCCCAACGCCCGCGTCCGCTTCGAGGTCGTCATGCGTGAACGACCCGAGCGTCGCACCAAGTGGGTCGAGGCCGACGTGGTCCGAGAGTCGATCGTCAAGCCCAGCAATGGTCAAGTGCAGGTCCGGCCGGTCGTCAAGACGACGCTGGTCATTGGCCCCCTCTCGATGGAGGCCGAGGTCGGGCTGGTCTGCCGAAAGGGCATGCTCTGCCGGATGCTGGTCGGTCGCCGCGCCATCGCGGGCCTTGCCCTGGTCGATCCGTCCGCCCGCAACCTGCTCTCTTCGACCTCTTCCGATCCTGAACGCAGAAAGGCAACCCCGTGA